CTCGTAACGGCAGTAAAGCAAATACCCGTATTGGCAATACGTAAATATAGCTATGAACATGCCTTTGCATACTTCCGTGAAACTCTACAATATTCGGAGCGAGAATTTGATTATTGGTGTGATCGAGTGGAAGACATTGTACAAGGATTTACAAATGTACAGTACCGCGCAATCAAAATGGTAATGACAAACGATAAAGATATGTTAATCCCAATTGTTGAGAAGCTTAATGAAATGAATACAATTGAACTGCAGATTAAGGATGAATTAGAGAAACAGTTTCTGTCATGGAAAGACATGATAACAAGTCAGTCTGTCTTAACTAATACAAGTTCATTGAATTTAAGATAAGGGAGTTCAAACCAATGAAATATTCGCTATGTACAATTTCATTTCGCCATCAACTAATTTCATTTACTGATATTGTTCAATTTGCATACGAAAACGATTTTGAAGGAATTGAGTTGTGGGGGACCCATGCACAAAATTTATATATACAAGAGCGTGAAACAACAGAACGAGAAATAGATTATTTAAAGGATAAAAATTTAGAAGTTACGATGATAAGTGATTACTTGGACATATCATTATTAGCAGATTTTCAAAAAACGATGGAAAAATGTGAACAGCTGGTAACACTAGCTAATTGGTTTAATACAAATAAAATTCGTACGTTTGCCGGGCAAAAAGGTAGTGAGGATTTCTTGGAACAAGAGAGAAAAGAGTATGTGAAGCGAATTCGCATGATTTGTGATTTATTTGCTCAGCACAATATGTATATACTATTAGAAACACATCCAAATACGTTAACGGATACTTTACCGTCTACTTTGAAATTGTTAGAAGAAGTAAATCATCCATATTTAAAAATAAACCTTGATTTTCTTCATATATGGGAGTCTGGTGCAGACCCGATAGATAGTTTCCAGCGACTAAAGCCGTGGATACAACATTACCATTTTAAGAATATATCATCAGCGGAGTATTTACACGTGTTTGAACCAAATAATGTATATGCTGCTGCTGGAAGTCGTATAGGAATGGTCCCATTATTTGAAGGTATAGTAAATTATGATGAAATCATCCGGGAAGTGAGAGATACTAATCATTTTGCTTCGCTTGAATGGTTTGGGCATAATGCGAAAGATATATTGAAAGAAGAAATGAGAGCATTAACAAATAGAAAATTAGAAGTAGTAACCTCATAAGATGAAATGATGTAAGAGTCTCGTTTAAGAGGCTCCTTTTTTTTACAGAATAAATAACCAAAAATTACCATGTATTTAATTTCGGATTTGATACAATTTAATATATATAAGGAGGTGATCGGTAATGGCTAGAAATCGTAACGCTAATCAATTAGCATCACATGGAGCACAAGCAGCTCTAGATCAAATGAAATATGAAATTGCACAAGAGTTTGGTGTACAGCTTGGAGCTGATACTTCTTCACGTGCAAACGGTTCTGTAGGCGGTGAAATTACAAAACGCCTTGTAGCGATGGCAGAACAACAGCTTGGTGGCGGATATACTCGCTAAATGTAGAAGGTTATAGGAGAAAGGAAGGATTCTTCCTTTCTTTTTTATTTTCAATTAATTGGTATGGATATATTGTGAACAGGATTCAAAGAATAGGAGTAATGCTATATTTTACCCAATTTCTTTTGTTGTAAATGGAAAGTAGTAAAGATGAAATAGCCCTGGTGGAATGTGAGAATAATTTCCAACAGGGCTATTATATGGTAAGAAATATATGATGAAAGGTTCCGAAATCAACATGTTAAAAAAAGAAAACTGTTGTTTAATTGCACTTGCATCAGTTCCACTTGTTATGACGCTAGGTAATTCAATGCTTATTCCAATCCTGCCAACCATTGAAAAGAAATTACATATTTCATCTTTCCAAGTATCCATGATTATTACAATTTATTCTATCATTGCAATTATACTTATACCGATTGCTGGTTATTTATCAGATAGATGGGGACGAAAGATGGTAATGGTTCCAAGTTTATTAATTGCAGCTATTGGAGGAGCGATAACGGGCTGGGTATCATGGAAAGTTGATAACCCTTATGTTTGGATTCTTATCGGAAGAGCAATTCAAGGGATAGGTGCTGCTGGTGCTATGCCAGTTGTCATACCATGTGTAGGTGATTTATACAAAGATGAAAAACAGGTTAGTGCAGGTTTAGGAATCATTGAGACGTCAAATACATTTGGAAAAGTATTGAGTCCCATATTAGGATCAGCTCTTGCAGCTATTGTATGGTTCTTACCATTTTGGGCGATTCCAGTTTTATGTGTAATATCGATTGTTTTACTACTGGTGCTAGTAAAGGCGAAAAAACAAGAAGAAGAAGAAGTCCCACCACTTAAAGAATTTATTCAATCTATTATCTCTACGTTTCGAGAAAAGGGAAGATGGTTAATTGCCATTTTTATACTAGGTGCAATTATTATGCTTATTTTATTCGGAATACTTTTTTATCTGTCAACTATATTGGAGTCGAAGTACGATATTCATGGTATATGGAAAGGGTGTGTACTCGCTATTCCTTTACTTGTACTATCACTTAGCTCATATATGGCTGGTAAAAAAATTGGAGATAAACAAGATATTATGAAAAAGTGTATCTATATTGGATTTTTACTGGCTGCTGCATCTGTCTGCTTACCTTTATTTCTAAAAGGAATCTATTTGCTACTTCTTTGTCTCGTTATTATGGGGGGAGGAATTGGTATGGCGTTACCGTGTCTAGATGCTCTTATTACACAAGGGATTGAAAAAGAGCAGAGGGGGACAGTTACGTCATTTTATAGTTCAATGCGATTTATCGGTGTAGCAGCTGGACCACCCCTGTATTCTTTTTTTATGAAAGGGGCGGACCATGAAGTATTTTATTTAACAAGCATCTTCGCTGCTATTGGTGCGGTCATAGCAATTATTTGGATTAAACCAGCAAAAGATACAATGATGGTAAAACAGAAGCCGGAACCAACGTCATAATCCGAAAGAGAATTGCATGTTAATTACACAACATGCAATTCTCTTTAATTAGTTAGGAAAAATAACTTGTTTTAACATATAAAGTGCGACTCCCCATATGATTAGCCCTGAAAATTTATTTAATACTGTAATCGTTTTTCCTGTCGAGTCTAATCCTTTTAGAAATTTTCCAGCAAAAGCTAAACTAATAAACCAAATCCAAGAAACTATAATTGTTGCAAAAGTGAAAGCCCATTTCTCACTTCCTATGTACTGTATAGAGTTTGTTCCGATTACACCAATCGTATCTAAAATTGCGTGTGGATTTAGTAATGAAACCGATGCGGCGAAAATAATTTGATTTTTTAAAGGCATGCTTTTTTCTTGCTTTACATCATTTGAAGGATCGCTTCTCCAAATAACCCAGCCCATATACATAAGAAAGAAAAATCCAATCATATACAGAGTAGTTGTTAACCAAGAAAAAGTAAGGAGTACAAGGGATACACCTTGTACAGCAATTAATATTAATAATGTATCACATATAGATGCAGTCAAGACTACAGGAGCAGCTCGCCAAATATTTGATTGACTAGCGCCTTGATTAAAAACGAAAACATTTTGGACACCTAATGGAATGATAAGACCAAATGCAAGGATGATACCGTGAATAATTGCTTCACTCATCATATTACCTCCTACTTAATGTGATTAGTTATGATAGTGTATATTGTATAGAAGAAATGAAAATTTGTATCCATCCATATGGTTGGATAGGTTACCAACCATAAAGTATGTGAGGTGATATAGTGGAAAGGCTCGTTTGGAAACCTAATATGTCTTCGTCTATTCCTTTATATAAACAAATAGAATCTTATATAAAAGAAAGAATTGTTAATGGGGAATGGACAGTTGGAACTAAATTACCTTCACAAAGAAGTTTGGCGCATACGTTTGAAGTGAATCGAAGTACAATTGTAATGGCTTTCGATGAATTAGTAGCAAAAGGGTATATTGAGGGGAATGGCCGGAAGGGAACAATTGTTATAAATAATAGTGAGAGTACTTCTACATATGCCCCGCCTCCAAACTGGCAGTCTTATGTAGAAACAGGACTTCATTATCCGAATCTTCCTGCTGTACAAGAGATTAATCAAGCTGAATTTACTCCCAATGTAATTCGATTAGGAACAGGTGAACTTTCACCGAGTCTCTTGCCTGAGAAAAAGATGAAGGGTATTATTAGCGAAATTTTACAATCAAATGTTGCACTTGGGTATGAGGAACCGAAAGGAAATCTCCATTTAAGAAAAAAAATTGCGGAATATTTAAAAGGGCATGGGGTATATGTATCTCCTGACTCTATTTTAATTGTTTCGGGGGCAATTCAAGCACTGCAACTTATTTCTATGGGTCTTCTTCCGAAAGGAGCGTCAATTTTATTAGAAAAACCATCATATTTATATTCGCTTAATGTATTTCAATCAGCAGGAATGCGCTTGATTGGAATACCAATGAATGAGAATGGTATAAATACTTCATATATTACAAAATATAAGAAACAATTTAACGCATCTATTTTATATACAATCCCATCTTTTCATAATCCGACCAATTTTAGTATGAACGCTAAGAAGAGGGAAGAAGTGATGGAGATCTGTAATGAAATTGGATTGCCTATTATTGAGGACGCGGCATATCAAGATTTATGGTTCGATGCACCAGTTTCAAAGCCTTTAAAGGCATATGATAAACATGGTATCGTGCTACATATTGGAAGTATGTCCAAAGTCATTAGTCCTGGTTTAAGAATTGGATGGGTTGTTGGATCAGAATCCGTTATTCAAAGATTAGCAGATATAAAAATGCAAACTGATTATGGTTCAAGTTCTATATCCCAGCAGATTGCAGCGGAGTGGTTTGAAAATGGATTGTATGATGAACATTTACAGTTTGTAAGAAGTGAATTGAAAAAACGTAGAGATTTTATGATAAGTATGTTAGAAAAGTATTGTAGTGGCATTGCAACTTGGCATGAGCCAGCAGGAAGCTTTTACATTTGGCTACATATAAATCTACCAATTTCGAATCGTAGTTTATTTGACAAAGCTTTGCAAGAAAAGGTGTTATTAAACCCAGGCACTTTGTATGATAGAAGTGCTAACCAATTTTTACGTCTTTCTTATTCCTATGCAACTATAGAAGAAATTGAAGTTGGAATAAAAAAGATCGCGCAATTAATTAAAGGGTAAAAGGAGAAAACCATGAAACAATATGTGATTTGCCAAATGATTGATGGAGATAAATATTTAGCTGCTTATGCGGAAACAAAACAGGATGCAATTGAAAAAGCAGAATTATTAGGGTTAAGAACTGGAAATCGTTACATAGTAATTACCGCAGAAGAAGCAGAAGGGCTAACTTATCCTTAAGCAATGTGTGCGGTACGTAGGAGATAAATAAGCCTAGTAATATATGAAATTACTAGGCTTATTTACTATTAAAGTGTGATAGGGAAAATAATATAATTATGAGTCAAGTTGACGGAAATACCGATTTGTTTTTCGATCCTGATTTCCGTCTCTATATTCATCAACATATTGCCTGAAGTTCCAAGATTGTAAAAACTTATTAGCGGCATTATAACCAGAGTTATAGAGCCATTCTTTCTCTTCTTTAGTTAATTGGAAATTAGTACTTGTAATCGTCCCTGTAGGAATTGTAATTGTTCTTGCTTTTGATTCTTTATCTAAATGCCGTAAATCATGAGCTTGCATCATTGTTTTAAATAGTCCTTTGAACATGGAAATAGGTTCTTTATAATGGGCAGGATCAGCTTGGATTTCATCTTTTACAAAATGAAATCCAAAAGTCGGCCAGCGAGGAGAGGTAGGGGAGTCGAAAATCCAAATGGGATAATTGCTTAAAATCCCGCCATCAACCATATAACAAGGCTGCTTCCATTTTGGTGTTCTCCATTTTACTGGCTCAAAGAAGAAAGGGATTGTACTACTCATTCTTACTGCTTTAGCGATTGAGAAGCGATAATTTAAAAATCCGTAGCTTGGTAAGTCATCGGGGAAGACAACCATTTTACCGTTGCTTATATCAGAAGCGATAATTTTGAGTTTGTTTAAATCAGGTAAATCTGTAAATAAGTGAACGCCCTTTTTTCGCAGTAATTCTTCAAGCCATTCTTCTATAAATACATTGGAATAAATACCTAGAGTAGACCATGCACTTATTCCTTTACCAATAAAGGGGATTCTATCAAGACAAGTTTTCTTCATAAATTTATTATAATCAATGTCGGTTATTATTGTTTTTAATTCGGAACAAGAATATCCAGCTGCTAAAAGCGCTGCGGTAATTGAACCAGCTGATGTTCCAGCTACGCGCTCCCATTCATATCCTTTTTCGGCTAACGCGCAAATTGCCCCCACATGCGCAATTCCGCGTACACCGCCTCCTTCAAAAACACCATCAATTTTCATTGAACATACTTCCTTTCTAAAAAATGAAAATGGAAAAAAAGCACGTATTGTACGTGCTTTTTTACAATAGTTTTTAAGTTTACTAGCAGCCTACAAAGCCGCCCCAACAGCTAGCGCCGATGATGATTAGAAGGATAAATAAAACGATTAATAAAGCGAAACCTCCATAACCACATCCACCACAACTACCGCCGTAACCGTAACCGCCGCCGTAACCACCGCCGTAACCACCGCAACTATATCCGTAACCCATGTGGAATTCCTCCTTAAATTAAAAATAAAAATGAACGAGGGGAAAATGTACTGGAAGAAATAAAGAACTATCGTGTTTGTAGGAACAATGTATACTATGCTTTTTTAAACTTGTTCGCGTACGAGGGATAAGCCCGTTTTTTTGGAAGGCTTGTCGATTTTACAATGAATGGAGTATAATCTTTGTGCTATGATACAAATAAGTATGTAAATGTAAGGAGAATTTATGAGACAGCAAATTGAAGTGTTAATTGATAAATATGGACTGACACATTTAAAAGAGGAACTTGTTAATACTATATTCCCTTGTGTAAAAGTTGTGCCCGAGCAGCAAGAAACGGTTGCGATAGGTAGTTCGAAAATGGGGGGAGTTCCTGATTTACCGGATACATTTGAATATCCAACATACAAAGAGAATCCGTTACGTTTTATCGCACAGTTTAATTTAAGTGATTTACAAAACGTTGGTATGGATCACAATCTTCCTAAGACAGGGATGTTATATTTCTTTAGTATTGAAAATTACTTTGAAGAAGATGTAAATCCAAACGAAGCGGGACGTGTACTTTATTATGATATCCCTGTAGAGCAATTACGTAGAGCAGATGAAGTTCAGAGGGAATTTAATCAATGTGCAATTTCATTTGAACTGACGTATAAATTACCTGAGCTTTTCATTGAAGATGAGGCGGATTCAGATCGTTTCTTGCAATTACTTGAAGAGCTAATCCCAGACAACTATGATAATCATCAAATGTTTGGAGAACCATTCTCTGTACAAGATGAGGTATTGTATGAGACTGGACAATATATGGGAATAGATCCACAGCATATGACGCTCTTATTCCAAATTGATTCAGATACTAAAAATTGTAATATGATGTGGGGAGATTTAGGAATGCTTTATTTCTGTATTGGAAATGAAGACTTGAAAAATCGCCATTTTGAAAATGCATGCTGTGTGTTACAAACTTGCTAATGAAGAAGGTTGTTCTTGTAAAAAGAACAACCTTTTTACAATGTTAAATATGCATAATCTCATATGACCTATTTTGAAAAGTATTGTATACTCTGAAACTATACGATACTTTTTCGTATAGTTATAGAATGTAAGGAGTGACAAGATGAGAAAGCCAAATAAGTATGTGACAGTTGCCCTGCTTTGTTCAACAATTGTAATGGGTGGCTTACACGCGTCGTCTGTATCTTACGCAGCTACGAAATCGACTGTAGTTACTACACAATCAGATGCTAAATTATTAAATGATTTTCGAAAAGAATTAAAAAAACATATTGATAATCGAGATGAAAATATTACAATCGCATATAAAACAAAAGATAGAAATGCTAGAGATGTTATGGACCAATTATACAAAGAATATAATAAAATTGTAGATGCTGATGAGTATGTAAAATATAATGTAGCGTCTACTAAATATTCTATAAAAGGGATGACTGGGAATTATACATTTACATTACAAGTGAAGTATCGTGAATCAAAAGAGCAAACACAGTATGTAAAGTCTCAGGCGAAAGCAATTGTAAATTCTATCATTAAACAAGGCATGGATGAACATGAAAAAGTGAAAGCTATTCATGATTATGTTGTGAAACAAGTATCATATGATACGTCTTATCAAGCATATACAGCGTATGAAGCGTTAGCGAATCGTTCTGCCGTTTGCCAAGGATATACATTGTTAACATATCAATTACTAAAAGAAGCGGGTATTCAAAATCATGTTGTAACAGGTACAGGGAATGGACAGGCTCATGCATGGAATTTAGTGAACATTGATAACAAGTGGTACCACCTTGATACTACATTCGATGATCCGGTGCCAGATAAAGCTGGGCGCGTAACATATTCATATTTTAATATGTCTGATGACCAATTAAGCAAAGACCATGAATGGGATCGTAGTAAATATCCAGCGGCAACTACAAGTTACTTTGGTGAATTAACAAGCAAAATAAAAGCCGGTAGTTCAAAAACTGCTGTATATGAACAAATGTTAAAAGAAACAAATTTAAAGTATTTATCTGCACAATATGGAGCGGAAAATTACAATGAGTTTAAGAAAAAATTGCAGCAACAATTTGCTTCCAAGCCAGAAAAAGTAGAAGTACGATATAAGCAGTCAATGGATGGAACAATGCAAGATATAAAGAAAGTATTAAATGAAATAACTTGGCCAAAAGGTGCAAAGCGTGTATCTTATCAAGTTGCGCCATATAGTGCAATGACAGGTTATTCGTTAGCGACAATTACATTTACGTATTAATGAAAAAGAGCATCTTTAAAAGGTGCTCTTTTTGCGTTTTATAATCATTGTATTGACTGTTTTGAATTGTGTGATAAAATAATTGAAAATAGAGGATGTGAAAGCTGAATGAATTTGTTCGAAAATAATATATTCACATTGATATATACTTGTTTAGTAATCGGGCTTATCGTTTTGTTTTTTGTATCATTTACTCTGTTCATTAAAAGATTATTGCAAAACAACACTATGAAAAAACAACACGTGATCAATATGAATCAGAAGTTAGATCGGATTATTGAATTGCTTGAAAAAGATAAAAAAGAATGATGGAAGATGGATAAAAAGGAGAAGCAGATGGCGAATTATATAAAGGAATTACGTGAAAAAATAGGGCATGATTATGTTATTTTGAATTTTGCAGGTGGTTGTGTATTTAATGAATTTGGTGAAGTGCTTCTGCAAAAAAGAGGAGACTTTAATGCTTGGGGATTTCCGGGCGGTGCAATGGAAATTGGGGAGTCTGCTGCAGAAACTGCGATCCGAGAAATTAAAGAAGAAACAGGATATGATGTGGAAATTGATGAGCTCATTGGTGTGTATACGAAATATTTTCAAACATATCCGAATGGAGATCAGGCACAGGCAATTGTAATATTCTTTAGGTTTTCAATCGTTGGAGGGAACAAAAAAATAGACGGTGATGAAACATTAGATCTGAAGTTTTTCCCGTTAGACAAAATGCCGCCATTGTTTAATAAACAACATGAAGATTGTTTGCAGGATTTATTAGAGAAAAGAGTAGGGGTATTTCGTTAATATATAGAAAAAGAAGCTAATTTCCATTTAGCTTCTTTTTCTATATAATTTACTTCCACCAATCATCAAACATAGATGCTGGGACTTGCCTTTTATGTTCACTCACTTTGTAACGCTTCTCGATCTTTTCAGCAACGTCAGCTGGAACGGATTTACCTTCTAAATAGTCATCTAATTGATCGTAAGTAATACCTAATTCTGTTTCATCAGCTTGACCTGGTTTTTCATCTAATAAATCAGCTGTTGGCATTTTTAAGTAAAGTCGCTCGTCTGCACCTAACTCTTGTAATAAAGCACGTCCTTGGCGCTTCGTTAAACCTGTTAATGGTAATAAATCTGCACCGCCATCTCCGAATTTTGTAAAGAACCCTGTTACAGCTTCAGCCGCGTGATCAGTTCCGATAACAAGTAATCCTTGTTGTCCGCCGATTGCATATTGTGTAACCATGCGAATACGTGCTTTTACGTTTCCTTTATTGAAATCTGTTAATGATTCACCTAATAAGTTTTCATATTGATTTGAGAAGGAATCAACAGTTGAAGCGATATCAAAAGCAACAGATTGATCAGCTTGAATAAATTGTAATGCTAATTGTGCATCATCTTCATCTTTTTGTACTTTGTACGGAAGACGTACGGAGATAAATGTTGCGTTACCACCTTCATTACGAACTTCTTCGACTGCAAGCTGCGCTAAACGTCCTGCAAGTGTAGAGTCTTGTCCGCCGCTAATTCCAAGTACAAATCCTTTAGCACCTGTTTTTCTTACATAATCCTTTAAGAAATCAATTCGTTTACGAATTTCTACTTTCGGATCAATTACAGGTTGAACATGTAATGCTTTCATAATTTGTTCTTGTAATGTCATTATGTTTTCCTCCTATTCATATTAAAGCGGTAAATAAGTTTATATGTATATTGGAACATACTTCTATCCTTTATTATTTCGCAAAACTAACGAATATACAATAGAATGCGTGTATGAATATGAATGAAGTTATTATAAATAAATTGTTTTGTATAAGCAATTTTTTTAAACCTTTCAATAATGTAAGGTTTTTGTCATTTGAATCGATGGAAGGTATTTCCGTACTTTACTAATATAAGAGTATAGTTAGTAGAAGGGCGGAGAAGTAGTATGAACATTAGAGAACTCGCATTTCGAAATGTAACGCGAAATAGACGAACATACTCAGCTTATTTTTTGAGTAGTGCATTTGCCATTATGGCCTTTTTTGTGTATTCATTTTTTGCGTTCCATCCGGCATTAAGTGCGGGAGAATTAGGACAGTACGTATTCGTAAGTATGTCTTTTGCACAGTCTATTATTTACTTATTTACATTCTTCTTTATTTTATATTCAATGGGAATGTTTTTAAAAACGAGAAAGCGTGAACTAGGAATTTTAATGATGCTAGGTATGACGAAATATCAATTAAAGCGTCTTATCTTCTTTGAAAATATTATGATTGGAATAGGGGCAATAATTTTTGGGATTCTTTCAGGTATGTTATTTTCAGGAATATTAATATTTGTAGCCCCGATGATTTTAAAATTAGATATTTCTTTATCCTATTACATACCGATGAAAGCGATTGTTGTAACGAGTATTATGTTTTTCGTATTATTTATGATTATTTCATTGTTCAGTGCAGGAATGGTTCGTAAAAATAAAATTATGAAATTGTTTAGAGGATCAGCAGAGGCGAAGCCAGAACCGAAAGCATCAATTATTTCTTCTATATTAGCAGTAGTATTGCTTAGTGCTGGTTATGCAGGCGCTCTTATGTCACATGGTGCAATGGTATTTATTATGATGATTCCTGTTACAACGGTAGTCACTATCGGTACGTATTTGCTGTACAAGCAGTTGAGCGTCTTTATTATTCGATTATGTAAAAAAAGTAAACGTTTCTATTGGACACAGACAAATATTATTACTTTGTCAGATTTAGCATACCGTATGAGAGATAATGCAAGGATGTTCTTTATTGTAACAATTATTTCAACAGTAGCATTTTCAGCAATAGGTACATTGGTTGGGTTTGCTTCGATGACGAAAGAAATTATGGACAGACCAATTGCGTTTCACTATCATTCTAAGCAAGGTAATAGCAATGAGTCACAGCATCTGAAGATTATTGACGAAGGATTAAAGAAACATAATATAGCAGCTTCAAAAATAAATATTTCATCGAAGACAACGGAGGAGCAGTCGTTAAGAAACGCCAGTTTTATAAAAGAATCAGATTATAAGGAGTATGCGAAGTTAACGGGGGAACCGTTCAATACTTTATCAGACAAAGAAGCCTTATTTCTATCAGTAGAAATACCAGGGCCACCGATAAAGGAAAGAAAAGAAATTTCTTTCCAAAATGCCAATGAGCCCTTAAATGTGAAAAAAGTTAATGATTCTTCACTAAGTAAAATACTTATGGGTAATGTGTATGTAATCTCTAAAAATCAATATGATTCATTACAAGATGGATTTAAAGAAGAAAAAGATTATATGTATAAAACAAAAGGAACGAAAGATGAAATTGAGGTTGGTAAAGAGCTTACGAATCAGATTAAGCCTTATCAAGAACATGCAACGTTTAGTGCAGAAGAGTACGATCAAAATCAAAGTTTACAAATCGCAGGACCCATTTTATTTGTAGGTTTCTTTATTGGTATTGTATTTTTCGTTTGTGCAGGAAGCTTCCTTTACTTCCGCTTATTTTCTGATTTGGAGGACGATACTCGTTTATTTGAAATGATTCGAAAAGTTGGATTGACGAGAGGCGAATTATCGAAAGTAGTCACAATCCGCTTAGCGCTTTTATTCTTCGTTCCAGTTGGAGTTGCAACATTACACGGGGCAGTAGCATTAACTGCGTTAGGACAGATGTTTGAGTACTCACTGTTTAAAGAAAATACAATTGTATTAAGTATTTTTGTAAGTATTCAAGTTGTATACTTCTTAATTATACGATCTCGTTATTTAAAACAATTGAAAGAAAGATTGAATATTCGTTAAATGTGTTTTTTTAACTTTTGTACTATATTTTCTAAAAAGAGTAAGCCATTACCAAATATATAGTGATAAAATGAAAATAGCGAGGTGAAAAAAATTAATAGAGAGTAAGGGGGGAGTAACATGAAAGCAACAGGAATTA
This Bacillus mycoides DNA region includes the following protein-coding sequences:
- a CDS encoding alpha/beta-type small acid-soluble spore protein gives rise to the protein MARNRNANQLASHGAQAALDQMKYEIAQEFGVQLGADTSSRANGSVGGEITKRLVAMAEQQLGGGYTR
- a CDS encoding LysE/ArgO family amino acid transporter, which gives rise to MSEAIIHGIILAFGLIIPLGVQNVFVFNQGASQSNIWRAAPVVLTASICDTLLILIAVQGVSLVLLTFSWLTTTLYMIGFFFLMYMGWVIWRSDPSNDVKQEKSMPLKNQIIFAASVSLLNPHAILDTIGVIGTNSIQYIGSEKWAFTFATIIVSWIWFISLAFAGKFLKGLDSTGKTITVLNKFSGLIIWGVALYMLKQVIFPN
- a CDS encoding YjcZ family sporulation protein, whose product is MGYGYSCGGYGGGYGGGYGYGGSCGGCGYGGFALLIVLFILLIIIGASCWGGFVGC
- a CDS encoding patatin-like phospholipase family protein yields the protein MKIDGVFEGGGVRGIAHVGAICALAEKGYEWERVAGTSAGSITAALLAAGYSCSELKTIITDIDYNKFMKKTCLDRIPFIGKGISAWSTLGIYSNVFIEEWLEELLRKKGVHLFTDLPDLNKLKIIASDISNGKMVVFPDDLPSYGFLNYRFSIAKAVRMSSTIPFFFEPVKWRTPKWKQPCYMVDGGILSNYPIWIFDSPTSPRWPTFGFHFVKDEIQADPAHYKEPISMFKGLFKTMMQAHDLRHLDKESKARTITIPTGTITSTNFQLTKEEKEWLYNSGYNAANKFLQSWNFRQYVDEYRDGNQDRKTNRYFRQLDS
- a CDS encoding MFS transporter produces the protein MKGSEINMLKKENCCLIALASVPLVMTLGNSMLIPILPTIEKKLHISSFQVSMIITIYSIIAIILIPIAGYLSDRWGRKMVMVPSLLIAAIGGAITGWVSWKVDNPYVWILIGRAIQGIGAAGAMPVVIPCVGDLYKDEKQVSAGLGIIETSNTFGKVLSPILGSALAAIVWFLPFWAIPVLCVISIVLLLVLVKAKKQEEEEVPPLKEFIQSIISTFREKGRWLIAIFILGAIIMLILFGILFYLSTILESKYDIHGIWKGCVLAIPLLVLSLSSYMAGKKIGDKQDIMKKCIYIGFLLAAASVCLPLFLKGIYLLLLCLVIMGGGIGMALPCLDALITQGIEKEQRGTVTSFYSSMRFIGVAAGPPLYSFFMKGADHEVFYLTSIFAAIGAVIAIIWIKPAKDTMMVKQKPEPTS
- a CDS encoding sugar phosphate isomerase/epimerase family protein — encoded protein: MKYSLCTISFRHQLISFTDIVQFAYENDFEGIELWGTHAQNLYIQERETTEREIDYLKDKNLEVTMISDYLDISLLADFQKTMEKCEQLVTLANWFNTNKIRTFAGQKGSEDFLEQERKEYVKRIRMICDLFAQHNMYILLETHPNTLTDTLPSTLKLLEEVNHPYLKINLDFLHIWESGADPIDSFQRLKPWIQHYHFKNISSAEYLHVFEPNNVYAAAGSRIGMVPLFEGIVNYDEIIREVRDTNHFASLEWFGHNAKDILKEEMRALTNRKLEVVTS
- a CDS encoding DUF3933 family protein, with translation MKQYVICQMIDGDKYLAAYAETKQDAIEKAELLGLRTGNRYIVITAEEAEGLTYP
- a CDS encoding YwqG family protein → MRQQIEVLIDKYGLTHLKEELVNTIFPCVKVVPEQQETVAIGSSKMGGVPDLPDTFEYPTYKENPLRFIAQFNLSDLQNVGMDHNLPKTGMLYFFSIENYFEEDVNPNEAGRVLYYDIPVEQLRRADEVQREFNQCAISFELTYKLPELFIEDEADSDRFLQLLEELIPDNYDNHQMFGEPFSVQDEVLYETGQYMGIDPQHMTLLFQIDSDTKNCNMMWGDLGMLYFCIGNEDLKNRHFENACCVLQTC
- a CDS encoding PLP-dependent aminotransferase family protein; translation: MERLVWKPNMSSSIPLYKQIESYIKERIVNGEWTVGTKLPSQRSLAHTFEVNRSTIVMAFDELVAKGYIEGNGRKGTIVINNSESTSTYAPPPNWQSYVETGLHYPNLPAVQEINQAEFTPNVIRLGTGELSPSLLPEKKMKGIISEILQSNVALGYEEPKGNLHLRKKIAEYLKGHGVYVSPDSILIVSGAIQALQLISMGLLPKGASILLEKPSYLYSLNVFQSAGMRLIGIPMNENGINTSYITKYKKQFNASILYTIPSFHNPTNFSMNAKKREEVMEICNEIGLPIIEDAAYQDLWFDAPVSKPLKAYDKHGIVLHIGSMSKVISPGLRIGWVVGSESVIQRLADIKMQTDYGSSSISQQIAAEWFENGLYDEHLQFVRSELKKRRDFMISMLEKYCSGIATWHEPAGSFYIWLHINLPISNRSLFDKALQEKVLLNPGTLYDRSANQFLRLSYSYATIEEIEVGIKKIAQLIKG